The DNA window ATGTTGAAGTACGAGTAACCGAAGTTCAAAATCAATTGCAAATGGCTAAAAGCAATGTGCAAAATGCATCCAATTATTTGTCTTTTTTAATGAATGATGAATCGTATGTTATGTATACACCAACTGATGAATTGGTGGTTTCAACGTTTTCAATTGAAGATACAACAGTTTCTGAAAATCGTTCAGATATTAAAGCTATGCAATTTGCTTCAAATGCTTATGAAGCGATGAGTAAATCTGATAAAATGGCGTTTCTACCACGATTAAATGCCTTTGGAAGTTATGAACTATATGATGATCAGGTTTTTCATGGTGGTGCTAATGGCTATTTATTTGGAGCACAATTAACTTGGGATGTTTTTCAAGGTTCTAAACGTTTTGGAAAGGCTCAAAAAAGTAAATCAGAATACGAAAAATCAAAATTAGAATACAAACAATATGTCTCTAAAAGTAATTTGGAATTAAACAAAGCAAAACGAGCTTTTACAGATGCAGAAAACAAATTAAAATTAACTGCTTTAGCATTAGAGCAATCTGAAGAATCTTTACGAATTAGAACGAACAGATTTAAAGAAGGTTTAGAAAAAACATCAGATTTATTGATTGCAGACACACAATTTGCACAAAAGCAATTAGAATATTATCAAACCATTTTTGAATATAATTATGCTCAAGCCTATTTACAATTTTTAACTAAAGAATAAAACCTCTCGACTGCACTCGAGGAGACAGAGTATTATCTGGTCAAGCGCAGTCGAGACCTAATTAATAAACAAATTACAAAATGAAAATATATATTTACTTACTAGCGTTAACTACAACAGTGTTTTTTATAACAAGCTGCGGAAGCGAAGACAAAAAACCAGTTACAGATAGCACACCAGCAATAGCTGTAAAAGTAAGTCAAGTAGAAACAAATAGTAATAGTCCGTTTTTAAGTGTAAGCGGAAAAATTCAAGCCACTAACAGTGCAGATTTAAGCACCAGAATGATGGGGTATGTAAACAAAGTACATGTTAATGTTGGTGATAACGTTCAAAAAGGTCAATTGCTAGTTTCTATTAATAATAGTGATTTACAGGCTAAACGTGCTCAAGTAAATGCTGGGATTACAGAAGCTACAGCTGCTTTTAATAATGCCCAAAAAGATTATAATCGTTTTAAAAATTTGTTTGCAGATAATAGTGCGTCTCAAAAAGAGTTGGATGATATGACTGCGAATTTCGAGATGGCAAAAGCACGTTTAGAAGCGGCAAACCAAATGAAAAACGAAGTCAATGCACAATTTGCTTATAGTAATATTACAGCGCCTTTTAGTGGAATGATTACTAGTAAAACTGTTGAGGCTGGTAACATGGCAAATCCAGGAATACCTTTAATTAGTATAGAAACTCCAGAGAGTTTTGAAGTGATGGCAATGGTTCCAGAATCTGAAATTTCTGAAATTAAAAAAGGAACAACCGTTGATGTTTTAGTAAAATCTATCAACAAAACCATTAAAGGAAAGGTTACAGAAGTGAGTACATCTGCCAAAAATACTGGCGGACAATATTTAGTGAAAATAGCTATAGAAAAAACAGAGGCAAACATCCTGTCAGGAATGTTTACAACGGTTCAGTTTCCAGTAGAAAGAATAGCAAAATCAACACTGGTTTTAATTCCTACTGAAGCTATTGTAACCAAAGGGCAATTATCTGGAGTGTACACCATAAGTCAAAGTAATACAGCTATGTTACGTTGGTTACGTTTGGGAAGAACTTTTGGAAACCAAGTAGAAGTGTTATCTGGTTTAAATGCAGATGAAGCTTACATAGTTTCTGCTGAAGGAAAATTATTTAATGGTGTTAAAATTTCAATTCAATAACTAAAAAGCCGCGTTAAGGATAGAAACGACATCCTTTTTACGTCAGTTCGAGTGAATTTGCCTAAGCAAATTTGTATCGAGAACAAGTAAAAAGATATAGTGGATAGCCTGTTAAAACGCCCAAAATATTAAACTCAAATGAAAGAAGGAATCGCAGGAAAAATTGCCAAAGTCTTTATGCAATCGAAGTTAACCGTGTTGTTAATGATTGTGTTTATGGTCGTTGGAGTGTATAGTTCGTTTTTAATTCCGCGTGAGGAAGAACCGCAAATTGATGTGCCAATGGCAGACATTTTTGTAGGTTATTCAGGCGCAAGTCCTACAGAAGTTGAGTCACGAGTAATTAAGCCTTTAGAGCAATTAATTTCGAATATCAAAGGTGTAGAGTATGTGTATTCGACATCGATGAAAGAACAAGGAATGGTCATTGTACAGTTTTATGTTGGCGAAGATATTGAGCGTTCGTTTGTAAAATTATACAACGAAATAAACAAGCACATGGATCAAATGCCTCAAGGTGTTACGTTTCCTTTGGTAAAAACACGTGCCATTGATGATGTGCCAATGTTGGGATTGACCTTGTGGAGTGAACATTATGACGACTACCAATTAAGTCAAATGGCACTTGAGTTGGAAGCGGAAATAAAAAAGGTAAATGACGTCTCTACGACACATAAAATTGGAGGTAGAAATCGTCAGTTACGTGTTGTTTTAGATAAAGATAAGTTGGCATCAAGTGGTTTGGACTTCTTGTCGGTTTCTGAAATGATAAAGGCGAATAATAGTCAAATGAGTTCTGGGAGTTTCGATAAAAACGATACTGAATTTTTGATTACTACTGGTGAGTTTTTAGAATCGGTTATAGATGTTGAAAATTTAGTCGTTGGTGTGCAACAAAATCAACCTATTTATTTAAAGCAAGTGGCACAAATTATTGATGGACCAGAAGTGCCTCAGAATTATGTGAGTTTAGGATTTGGAGCAGGAAGTGAGAAGTCTACTGATTATAAATCGGAATATCCAGCAGTTACCATTTCTGTTGCGAAGCGAAAAGGCGCAGACGCGATGAAACTTTCGGAAATTATTATCGATAAAGTAGATCATTTGCGTACGACTTTAATTCCAGATGATGTACATGTTGAAGTGACTAGAAATTACGGAGAAACAGCATCTCATAAAGTGTCAGAGTTGTTGTGGCACCTTATAGGTTCTATCATTGCTGTAACAATTGTGGTTATGCTTGCAATGGGTTGGAGAGGAGGATTGGTCGTGTTTTTATCGGTTCCAATTACATTTGCTTTGACTTTGTTGAGTTACTATATGATGGATTACACGCTCAATAGAATCACGTTGTTTGCATTGGTTTTTGTGACAGGAATTGTGGTCGATGACTCGATTATTATTGCAGAAAACATGCATCGGCATTTTAAGATGAAACGCTTGCCATTTAAACAAGCTGCTTTATATGCGATTAACGAGGTTGGAAACCCAACAATTTTAGCCACATTTACAGTTATAGCTTCGGTTTTACCTATGGCTTTTGTGTCAGGATTAATGGGTCCATATATGGCGCCAATGCCAATTGGAGCATCAATTGCTATGATTTTATCTTTGTTTGTAGCCTTAACTATTACACCTTATTTAGGTTATATTTTCTTAAGAGAAAAAGATAAAAAAGAAGCAGAGGAAAAGCCTGAAAAAGCAGTAGAAGACACACTTATTTATAGAATATATAACAAATTTGAAAGACCTCTTTTAGAGAGTAGAGGAAAACGTTGGATCTTTTTAATAGGAACTTTTGTAGTCTTAATAGGAACTATGGTCTTGTTCTTTACCAATTCGGTTGCCGTAAAAATGTTACCATTTGATAACAAAAATGAATTTCAGGTTGTAATTGATATGCCAGAAGGGTCAACTTTAGAGCGAACAGGAGTTGTGACTCAAGAGATTTCACAGTATTTATCTACTCGACCAGAAGTGGTAAATTATCAAAATTATGTTGGTACGTCGGCACCAATTACGTTTAATGGTTTAGTTCGTCATTATGATTTACGTGGAGGTTCTAATATGGCAGATATTCAAGTGAATTTATTAGCCAAAGAAGAACGTACTGTACAAAGTCATGATATTGCTAAATTATTGCGCCCAGAGATTCAGAAAATTGCTTCAAAATATAATGCGAATGTGAAGTTAGTAGAAGTTCCACCAGGTCCACCAGTATTATCTACAATTGTTGCAGAAGTTTATGGACCAGATTATGATGAGCAAATAAAAGTAGCAAATAGTGTTCAGGGTATATTAAAAAAGACAGATGATGTTGTAGATATTGATTGGATGGTTGAAGATGACCAAACCGAATATCAGTTCGATATCAATAAAGAGAAAGCGATGTTGTATGGTGTGGCACCACAACAAATTGCTTACACCATGAATATGGCGTTATCTAACAGATCGATCACCAATTTATATGATGAAGATGCGGTAAATCAAATTGGTTTGGTATTGGCTTTAGATGAAAAGGAAAAATCAACCATCACTGATATTTCGCAATTAAAAGTAAAGTCGATACAAGGAAATATGATTCCAATTGCAGATTTGGTCACTATAACAGAGACTACAGCAGCAAAAAGTATTTATCGTAAAAATCAAAAACGTGTCGTTTACGTCATGGCAGATATGGCTGGTGAATTAGAAAGCCCAGCGTATGCAATTCTAGGAATGGAAGAGAAATTGAAAGAGATTCCATTACCAAAAGACTACGAATTAAATGAAATGTATTTAGGTCAGCCAGATTTTGAAGATAATTACACTGTAAAATGGGATGGCGAATGGCAAATTACTTTAGAAGTATTTAGAGATTTAGGAATTGCTTTTTTAGGAGCCATTATTTTAATATATATATTAATTGTAGGCTGGTTTCAAAACTTTAAAGCACCAATTGTAATGATGGTTGCGATTCCTTTATCCTTAATCGGAATTATTTTAGGACACTGGATTATGGGAGCATTCTTTACTGCAACGTCTTTTATTGGTATGATTGCTTTAGCAGGAATTATGGTTAGGAATTCTGTATTACTGATTGATTTTATAAACATAAGAACAGCAGAAGGCATACCACTTAAACAAGCGGCAATTGAAGCAGGAGCAGTGCGTACTACACCAATTCTATTAACAGCAGGAACCGTTGTTATTGGAGCATTTGTAATACTATTTGATCCTATTTTTCAAGGATTAGCAATTTCATTAATGGGAGGAACTATTGTTTCAACAGTGTTGACATTATTAGTGGTGCCTTTAGTGTATTATATGATAGAGAAAAAGAACTTTAAATAAAGGTTCGTCTCTTCAAGTGGTTTTTTAAATTATCGAAATCAAAATATACTTTGATTAAAGATACCAAAGTATAGCCTTAAAAATTGTATCGAGAAGTTTTAATGGTTCTCGATACAAATTCTAAAGTATTCGGAGTCACTCGAACTGAAGATATTAAAATAAAAAATAATGAAATTACTTATAGTTACTGTAGTTGATTACTACAAAAAGGATATTATCAGATTATTTAAACAAGCTCAAATAAATAATTTTAGTGAATCTGATATTGAGGGTTTTAAAGCTGATGCATCTGTAAAGATGTCTTCTAGTTGGTTTGTTAGTGAGCAAAGTGGAGCAGATTCGGAAATGTTTTTTTCTTTTACTGAAGATGAAAAGATAGATGTTTTGTTCAATTTAATAAAAGAATTTAATAATAATCTAGAAACGAACAACCCAATAAAAGCGGTTGTGGTTCCTATAGAAAGATCTATATAAATTTAAAAATTATTAAAATGTTAAATACATATTTTAGAGTGATCGTTGGTGTTATGGTACTTTTAAGTGTCGTTTTGACCGTTTATGTGAGTCCAAATTGGGTGTGGTTTACGGTTTTTATTGGTGTGAATTTAATTCAATCTGCTTTTACAAATTGGTGTTTGTTAGAAACCATATTAATGAAGTTAGGTGTTAAAAAAGGAGGAGATAGTTGTTCTATTAATTAGCAAGAAGTGTTTTGTATGAATAGTAATGAAGTTAGAAGCAGTTTTAATGATGTTTATTCTAGAATATGTAACATTTGCTACAGACGAAATGATGTGTTTTTAATATCTTCGTAAAGCTTATGAGTAAATTACTAGCCATAATATTCTCTTTTTTGATTCTTATTCAAAGTTTCAATATTAATTTTGAAGACATTTCAAAATTCAAAATTTTATTGGAGCATGCTAATTATCATGCAGAAACTTATGGCGATTCATTTGTTGAATTTATAGCTGAACATTATGGAGATGCTAAATACCAACATGCTGGTGAGCACGAAGAACATAAAGACTTACCGTTTAACGATAGTCAGCATCAACTTACGCATATTAATTCGTCTTTTATTTTAAATTCGATTAGTTGTAATATTGAATATTCTTCTTTTACTGAAATTCCTTTAAATTTCTTATACAAGGAATCGTCTTCCTTATTTGAAAAACTTGCTGTTTTTCAGCCTCCAAGATTCGCATAATTTATAATTGGTTAAAAATTATTTTAATATAAGCTGTAGTCAATAGCTTATGCCATTATTATATATGAATTATGTTAGAAAATATTATAAAATTTAGTTTAAAGAATAAGCTTATTATTCTTCTATTTATCACATTTGTGATTGGTTTCGGAATATATTCTGTAACCAAAATACCTATTGGAGCAGTTCCAGATATTACAAATAACCAAGTTCAAGTCATTACGACATCTAGAAATTTATCAACTCAAGATGTAGAGCAATTTATTACTTATCCTGTAGAATTGGAAATGGCTAACTTACCAGGAGTTGAAGAAATCCGTTCGGTCTCAAAGTTTGGTCTTTCAGTTGTAACTATAGTTTTTGATGAAAATTTAGGAACCTATTTACCAAGACAATTAATTGCTGAAAAAATAAAATCGGCTTCTGAGAAAATTCCACAGGGTTTCGGTACACCAGAAATGGGTCCGATAACAACAGGATTAGGTGAGATTTATCAATATGTATTAGATGTAAAACCTGGATTTGAAAATCGTTATTCTGTTACAGAGTTACGGACTATTCAAGATTGGATTGTAAAACGTCAATTGTCTGGAATTACAGGAGTGGTTGAAGTCAATACTTGGGGAGGATTTTTAAAACAATACGAAATCGCTATTAATCCTCAAAAATTGAAAGCAATGCATATTGCAATTTCAGATATTTATACTGCATTAGAGAAAAATAATAGCGTTGCTGGTGGTGGTTATATTGAGAAAACAAACAAGGCTTTTTTTATTCGAGGAGAAGGGTTGGTGTCTTCTATTGAAGATATCGAAAATATTGTTGTAAAAAATGACGGATTACCAATTTATATAAAAGACGTTGCTAATGTAGGCTTTGGTAATGCCACACGTTTTGGAGCTATTACAGGAAATGGTGAAGGCGAAAAAGTACTTGGTCAGATCATGATGCTTAAAGATGGTAATTCTAAACAAGTTATTGATGCAGTAAAAGAGCGTGTAGCTTCCATTCAAAGCGCTTTACCTGAAGGTGTTTACATTAATGGTTTTTTGGAGCGCAGTGAACTTATTGGTAAAACTACTTTTACTGTTGCCGAAAACTTAATATTAGGATCACTCATTGTTATTTTTGTTGTGGTCATTTTATTAGGAAACCTGCGCTCTGGTTTGGTTGTAGCTTCAGTGATACCTTTAAGTCTTCTGTTTGCAATTTCATTAATGAACATCTTCGGAATTGATGCAAACTTGATGAGTTTAGGTGCTATCGATTTTGGGATTATTATAGATGGAGCAGTTATTATCGTAGAGTTCATTGCTTTTCAGATTACAGCTCAAGTTGTTAAAATAAAATCTTTGTCTAAAGAAGAGCAGCAGTCAAAAGTCGATGCTATTACACTCAAAAGTGCATCTAAAATGATGAATTCTGCCATTTTTGGACAATTGATTATTCTCATTGTGTTTATTCCTATTTTATCATTAAGTGGTGTTGAAGGAAAAATGTTCAAACCAATGGCATTAACCTTCAGTTTTGCATTAATAGGAGCCATGTTGTTTTGTTTGACTTATGTTCCAGTGATCTCTTCAATGTTTTTAAAACCAAAAGCGCAAAGCGATAAAAATGTTTCAGTGCGCATAATGAAATTCTTGAATAAAGGTTATAGTCCAATTATAAATTGGGCATTAGGTCATAAAAAAATAGTGATTTCACTTTCAGTAGTTTTATTGGTAACAAGTTTCTGGGTTTTTAGTAAAATGGGAGGCGAATTTGTTCCTACGTTAGATGAAGGTGATTTTGTAATTCAACCGGTTTTAAAAACTGGGACTTCATTAAGTAAAACCATTGAGATTACTACTAAAATTGAACAAATTCTACTGGATAATTTTCCAGAAGTAGACCAAGTCGTAAGTAGAATTGGTGCTGCTGAGGTTCCGACAGATCCAATGTCTATGGAAGAAAGTGATGTCATTATCAAATTGAAACCAAA is part of the Psychroserpens ponticola genome and encodes:
- a CDS encoding efflux RND transporter permease subunit, encoding MKEGIAGKIAKVFMQSKLTVLLMIVFMVVGVYSSFLIPREEEPQIDVPMADIFVGYSGASPTEVESRVIKPLEQLISNIKGVEYVYSTSMKEQGMVIVQFYVGEDIERSFVKLYNEINKHMDQMPQGVTFPLVKTRAIDDVPMLGLTLWSEHYDDYQLSQMALELEAEIKKVNDVSTTHKIGGRNRQLRVVLDKDKLASSGLDFLSVSEMIKANNSQMSSGSFDKNDTEFLITTGEFLESVIDVENLVVGVQQNQPIYLKQVAQIIDGPEVPQNYVSLGFGAGSEKSTDYKSEYPAVTISVAKRKGADAMKLSEIIIDKVDHLRTTLIPDDVHVEVTRNYGETASHKVSELLWHLIGSIIAVTIVVMLAMGWRGGLVVFLSVPITFALTLLSYYMMDYTLNRITLFALVFVTGIVVDDSIIIAENMHRHFKMKRLPFKQAALYAINEVGNPTILATFTVIASVLPMAFVSGLMGPYMAPMPIGASIAMILSLFVALTITPYLGYIFLREKDKKEAEEKPEKAVEDTLIYRIYNKFERPLLESRGKRWIFLIGTFVVLIGTMVLFFTNSVAVKMLPFDNKNEFQVVIDMPEGSTLERTGVVTQEISQYLSTRPEVVNYQNYVGTSAPITFNGLVRHYDLRGGSNMADIQVNLLAKEERTVQSHDIAKLLRPEIQKIASKYNANVKLVEVPPGPPVLSTIVAEVYGPDYDEQIKVANSVQGILKKTDDVVDIDWMVEDDQTEYQFDINKEKAMLYGVAPQQIAYTMNMALSNRSITNLYDEDAVNQIGLVLALDEKEKSTITDISQLKVKSIQGNMIPIADLVTITETTAAKSIYRKNQKRVVYVMADMAGELESPAYAILGMEEKLKEIPLPKDYELNEMYLGQPDFEDNYTVKWDGEWQITLEVFRDLGIAFLGAIILIYILIVGWFQNFKAPIVMMVAIPLSLIGIILGHWIMGAFFTATSFIGMIALAGIMVRNSVLLIDFINIRTAEGIPLKQAAIEAGAVRTTPILLTAGTVVIGAFVILFDPIFQGLAISLMGGTIVSTVLTLLVVPLVYYMIEKKNFK
- a CDS encoding YgaP family membrane protein, which gives rise to MLNTYFRVIVGVMVLLSVVLTVYVSPNWVWFTVFIGVNLIQSAFTNWCLLETILMKLGVKKGGDSCSIN
- a CDS encoding efflux RND transporter periplasmic adaptor subunit, coding for MKIYIYLLALTTTVFFITSCGSEDKKPVTDSTPAIAVKVSQVETNSNSPFLSVSGKIQATNSADLSTRMMGYVNKVHVNVGDNVQKGQLLVSINNSDLQAKRAQVNAGITEATAAFNNAQKDYNRFKNLFADNSASQKELDDMTANFEMAKARLEAANQMKNEVNAQFAYSNITAPFSGMITSKTVEAGNMANPGIPLISIETPESFEVMAMVPESEISEIKKGTTVDVLVKSINKTIKGKVTEVSTSAKNTGGQYLVKIAIEKTEANILSGMFTTVQFPVERIAKSTLVLIPTEAIVTKGQLSGVYTISQSNTAMLRWLRLGRTFGNQVEVLSGLNADEAYIVSAEGKLFNGVKISIQ
- a CDS encoding TolC family protein codes for the protein MKKHFYILGFGSVFSFLVQAQEVVPITMTEVLSKVSEKNISIKISEEEFNQAKADYRQTNAVFFPNITASHTAMATTNPLMAFGSKLNQEILTQNDFNPALLNDPSQIENYATKFEIQQPLINMDGLFQRKAAKSKMEAMSLKTKRTQDYLAFEVEKAYMQLQLAYKAVQVLETTLEAANANKKLADNSFEQGYLQRADVLNVEVRVTEVQNQLQMAKSNVQNASNYLSFLMNDESYVMYTPTDELVVSTFSIEDTTVSENRSDIKAMQFASNAYEAMSKSDKMAFLPRLNAFGSYELYDDQVFHGGANGYLFGAQLTWDVFQGSKRFGKAQKSKSEYEKSKLEYKQYVSKSNLELNKAKRAFTDAENKLKLTALALEQSEESLRIRTNRFKEGLEKTSDLLIADTQFAQKQLEYYQTIFEYNYAQAYLQFLTKE